The Vespula vulgaris chromosome 2, iyVesVulg1.1, whole genome shotgun sequence genome has a segment encoding these proteins:
- the LOC127061778 gene encoding serine-rich adhesin for platelets-like isoform X1: protein MYEATSYLLLRVCLGAILLVFAGGVTTSSVSEKFIELSNKNGDLESSSLVVANPVKVNQKEEEEEEENGGDLKAKGLKLSDFEDEDRKKKGSKEEKTEEEKEEKTQTTISTVINETDGDIVEDTETVSSIATTTIESTSSSPFLDNELGSFDRMEKLNVDKYVEEGKNVDNIKNVSINLNETKSTTIIPVPTLPVVSSSSMSNVIAEKELLESSKINLTIATTTRDASIYENTIGRKDSEKKLIVTEPSVVLENSIQQSGAFESSYKTVNNSTIESTSSLSLSSSSSSSSSSSSSSSSSSSSTSTESSSIGTLTIGTLTTETSFPYVQSESDDPNDLTGNGITESTNSNTIVSMTTTVPVDSSMLDTKTTDTPTSKSTLTDDYYSTLGTGIDNDFSTETTIESSDESSVNPTTSSSSYSGNTVEYKFVTLTENNRNSFTTTTLAIEETLSIDHEQTDINISNNVSDSKESTRSFSEIASWPRSTSVERTLPVTPSPNAIITSSTIRSTLSSTENNMMTSVESTTENLDATPLVNVVTLDLPSSTFVTTFPDDKLLGDKKSVDVGISTTTVATILETLPPDEITSLVRIILESNRHNVCPRLEELRQFLADILSKGLDKVILAKQVRFHKNPCTESDNSKDNSSSEESFFTIYVYVVNENGRFDAAMTKILPNFYKSSVSNFPITIHSLVLVQEIDSSNAIAVVVVSSVAFICLLLLAGLLFVMRKRQTRFNYGERCRPVSLDAYSLDSVSAYNSVRRKGVARSSKRSYGNPAFEDSTAVPSHPLNFTGLTSFSNDVDAINEEFLSIPQVSAKMDELPLGAEVKNRYANVIPLPESRVPLKKLNDDPLSEYINASYVRGPKNATKYYIACQAPLDTTVTDFWRMIWEQQSKVIIMLTDLFENGVEKCTEYIPPSEVTDCHRLYGDFQVTLKKRETKEKYAISTLHLKNLENNTFREVYHIWYLWPASGVQTDGAGLIAVLLEGRALQRGGPGPIVVHCSPGTGRTGTLIALDLGIRQYEITRTVDVPRVVYTIRRDRAGAVQTKEQYAFIYKALNLYATKLAGGMLEST, encoded by the exons ATGTACGAAGCAACGTCGTATTTGTTGCTGAGAGTATGTTTAG GAGCTATTTTATTGGTCTTCGCTGGTGGAGTGACAACATCGAGCGTGTCAGAAAAGTTTATTGAACTATCGAATAAGAATGGCGATTTGGAATCATCGTCATTGGTTGTAGCTAATCCAGTTAAAGTcaatcaaaaagaagaagaagaagaagaagaaaatggcgGTGATTTGAAAGCAAAAGGTTTGAAATTATCCGATTTCGAGGATGAAGATCGTAAGAAGAAAGgatcgaaagaagagaaaacagaagaagaaaaagaagaaaaaacgcaAACGACGATTTCTACGGTAATTAACGAAACTGATGGTGACATAGTTGAAGATACAGAAACTGTTAGCAGTATTGCAACGACAACGATCGAGTCTACTTCGTCATCTCCATTTTTGGACAATGAATTAggctcgttcgatcgaatggAAAAGCTAAACGTAGATAAATACGTCGAGGAAGGGAAAAATGtagacaatataaaaaatgtctcGATAAATTTGAACGAAACTAAATCAACAACGATTATTCCAGTACCAACGTTACCTGTTGTGTCATCGTCGTCCATGTCCAACGTAATTGCCGAAAAGGAATTATTGGAGTCGAGTAAAATTAATCTAACCATTGCTACGACAACCAGAGACGCATCGATTTACGAGAACACGATTGGTCGAAAGGATTCTGAAAAAAAGCTGATAGTAACCGAGCCTTCGGTTGTTTTAGAGAATAGTATTCAACAATCAGGAGCATTCGAAAGTAGTTATAAAACTGTAAATAATTCAACAATCGAGTCTACCAGTTCGTTATCTTTGTcaagcagcagtagcagtagtagcagcagcagcagtagcagcagcagcagcagcagcagcacatCGACCGAATCTTCATCTATTGGAACTCTCACAATTGGGACTCTAACAACAGAAACATCGTTTCCTTACGTTCAATCGGAGAGCGATGATCCTAACGATTTAACAGGAAACGGTATAACTGAAAGTACTAATTCAAATACAATCGTATCAATGACCACTACTGTCCCCGTTGATTCCTCCATGTTAGATACGAAAACTACCGACACTCCAACTAGCAAATCAACTCTTACAGATGATTATTATTCGACTCTTGGTACTGGTATCGATAACGATTTTTCTACGGAAACTACAATCGAATCCTCTGATGAATCTTCCGTTAATCCAACGACTAGTTCCTCGTCCTATTCCGGTAATACTGTTGAATACAAATTTGTTACATTAACGGAAAACAATAGAAACTCTTTCACAACGACAACCTTGGCTATCGAAGAGACGTTGTCTATAGATCATGAACAGACTGATATCAACATTAGTAACAATGTCTCCGATTCGAAAGAAAGTACAAGAAGTTTTTCAGAAATTGCATCGTGGCCTAGATCGACCTCGGTTGAACGTACTTTACCTGTTACACCTTCGCCAAACGCGATTATCACTAGCAGTACGATTAGAAGTACACTTAGCAGTACAGAAAACAACATGATGACCAGTGTTGAAAGTACTACCGAGAATTTAGACGCAACGCCACTCGTAAACGTTGTTACCTTAGATCTTCCAAGTAGTACCTTTGTTACAACGTTCCCTGACGACAAGTTATTAGGTGATAAGAAATCTGTTGATGTAGGCATCTCTACAACTACTGTTGCCACCATCTTGGAGACATTACCACCAGACGAAATTACATCGCTGGTTAGAATAATACTTGAGAGTAATAGACACAACGTTTGTCCACGTCTCGAAGAACTTCGACAATTTCTTGCTGATATCTTGTCCAAAGGTTTGGATAA AGTCATTCTGGCGAAACAAGTTAGATTTCATAAAAACCCATGTACCGAATCGGATAACTCAAAAGATAATTCATCATCcgaagaatctttttttaccATATACGTTTACGTCGTTAATGAAAATGGTAGATTCGATGCCGCGATGACTAAGATCTTACCAAATTTCTACAAATCGTCTGTATCAAATTTTCCAATAACC ATACACAGTCTTGTCCTAGTACAGGAAATAGATTCTAGCAACGCAATAGCTGTCGTTGTGGTTTCGTCAGTAGCATTCATCTGTCTACTTCTTCTTGCTGGCCTTCTG TTCGTtatgagaaaaagacaaacgaGATTCAATTATGGCGAACGATGTCGACCTGTATCTTTGGATGCCTATAGTTTGGACAGCGTATCTGCTTATAACAGTGTTAGGCGAAAAGGCGTTGCTAGATCATCCAAAAGAAGTTATGGTAATCCTGCTTTTGAAGATTCA ACTGCAGTTCCATCTCACCCATTGAATTTCACTGGACTTACTTCTTTCTCAAACGACGTTGATGCCATTAATGAAGAATTTTTAAGTATACCCCAAGTTTCCGCTAAGATGGACGAACTTCCTTTGGGTGCTGAAGTGAAGAATAGATATGCGAATGTAATACCACTTCCAGAAAGTAGAGTACCGTTGAAAAAACTCAACGATGATCCTCTTTCGGAATACATTAATGCCAGTTACGTTCGA GGTCCTAAAAATGCGACAAAATATTACATTGCTTGTCAAGCACCTTTGGATACAACCGTCACTGATTTTTGGCGTATGATTTGGGAACAACAATCTAAAGTGATCATTATGTTGACTGATCTTTTTGAAAACGGGGTTGAAAAGTGTACCGAATATATACCACCTTCCGAAGTGACCGATTGTCATAGATTGTACGGTGATTTTCAAGTGACGTTAAAGAAGCGAGAAACCAAAGAGAAATATGCTATATCGACGTTACACTTGAAA aatttagaaaataatacgtTCAGAGAAGTATACCATATTTGGTACTTATGGCCAGCCAGTGGCGTCCAAACGGACGGTGCAGGACTTATTGCTGTACTTCTCGAAGGCAGAGCCCTTCAAAGAGGTGGTCCAGGTCCTATAGTGGTTCATTGTAGTCCTGGTACAGGTCGTACCGGAACATTGATAGCATTGGACTTGGGAATTAGGCAGTATGAAATTACACGAACGGTAGACGTCCCAAGAGTGGTTTATACGATAAGAAGAGATAGAGCTGGGGCTGTGCAAACTAAAGAACAGtatgcttttatatataag gCCTTGAATTTATATGCAACCAAACTTGCTGGAGGTATGCTGGAATCAACATAA
- the LOC127061778 gene encoding serine-rich adhesin for platelets-like isoform X2, which produces MYEATSYLLLRVCLGAILLVFAGGVTTSSVSEKFIELSNKNGDLESSSLVVANPVKVNQKEEEEEEENGGDLKAKGLKLSDFEDEDRKKKGSKEEKTEEEKEEKTQTTISTVINETDGDIVEDTETVSSIATTTIESTSSSPFLDNELGSFDRMEKLNVDKYVEEGKNVDNIKNVSINLNETKSTTIIPVPTLPVVSSSSMSNVIAEKELLESSKINLTIATTTRDASIYENTIGRKDSEKKLIVTEPSVVLENSIQQSGAFESSYKTVNNSTIESTSSLSLSSSSSSSSSSSSSSSSSSSSTSTESSSIGTLTIGTLTTETSFPYVQSESDDPNDLTGNGISTTTVATILETLPPDEITSLVRIILESNRHNVCPRLEELRQFLADILSKGLDKVILAKQVRFHKNPCTESDNSKDNSSSEESFFTIYVYVVNENGRFDAAMTKILPNFYKSSVSNFPITIHSLVLVQEIDSSNAIAVVVVSSVAFICLLLLAGLLFVMRKRQTRFNYGERCRPVSLDAYSLDSVSAYNSVRRKGVARSSKRSYGNPAFEDSTAVPSHPLNFTGLTSFSNDVDAINEEFLSIPQVSAKMDELPLGAEVKNRYANVIPLPESRVPLKKLNDDPLSEYINASYVRGPKNATKYYIACQAPLDTTVTDFWRMIWEQQSKVIIMLTDLFENGVEKCTEYIPPSEVTDCHRLYGDFQVTLKKRETKEKYAISTLHLKNLENNTFREVYHIWYLWPASGVQTDGAGLIAVLLEGRALQRGGPGPIVVHCSPGTGRTGTLIALDLGIRQYEITRTVDVPRVVYTIRRDRAGAVQTKEQYAFIYKALNLYATKLAGGMLEST; this is translated from the exons ATGTACGAAGCAACGTCGTATTTGTTGCTGAGAGTATGTTTAG GAGCTATTTTATTGGTCTTCGCTGGTGGAGTGACAACATCGAGCGTGTCAGAAAAGTTTATTGAACTATCGAATAAGAATGGCGATTTGGAATCATCGTCATTGGTTGTAGCTAATCCAGTTAAAGTcaatcaaaaagaagaagaagaagaagaagaaaatggcgGTGATTTGAAAGCAAAAGGTTTGAAATTATCCGATTTCGAGGATGAAGATCGTAAGAAGAAAGgatcgaaagaagagaaaacagaagaagaaaaagaagaaaaaacgcaAACGACGATTTCTACGGTAATTAACGAAACTGATGGTGACATAGTTGAAGATACAGAAACTGTTAGCAGTATTGCAACGACAACGATCGAGTCTACTTCGTCATCTCCATTTTTGGACAATGAATTAggctcgttcgatcgaatggAAAAGCTAAACGTAGATAAATACGTCGAGGAAGGGAAAAATGtagacaatataaaaaatgtctcGATAAATTTGAACGAAACTAAATCAACAACGATTATTCCAGTACCAACGTTACCTGTTGTGTCATCGTCGTCCATGTCCAACGTAATTGCCGAAAAGGAATTATTGGAGTCGAGTAAAATTAATCTAACCATTGCTACGACAACCAGAGACGCATCGATTTACGAGAACACGATTGGTCGAAAGGATTCTGAAAAAAAGCTGATAGTAACCGAGCCTTCGGTTGTTTTAGAGAATAGTATTCAACAATCAGGAGCATTCGAAAGTAGTTATAAAACTGTAAATAATTCAACAATCGAGTCTACCAGTTCGTTATCTTTGTcaagcagcagtagcagtagtagcagcagcagcagtagcagcagcagcagcagcagcagcacatCGACCGAATCTTCATCTATTGGAACTCTCACAATTGGGACTCTAACAACAGAAACATCGTTTCCTTACGTTCAATCGGAGAGCGATGATCCTAACGATTTAACAGGAAACG GCATCTCTACAACTACTGTTGCCACCATCTTGGAGACATTACCACCAGACGAAATTACATCGCTGGTTAGAATAATACTTGAGAGTAATAGACACAACGTTTGTCCACGTCTCGAAGAACTTCGACAATTTCTTGCTGATATCTTGTCCAAAGGTTTGGATAA AGTCATTCTGGCGAAACAAGTTAGATTTCATAAAAACCCATGTACCGAATCGGATAACTCAAAAGATAATTCATCATCcgaagaatctttttttaccATATACGTTTACGTCGTTAATGAAAATGGTAGATTCGATGCCGCGATGACTAAGATCTTACCAAATTTCTACAAATCGTCTGTATCAAATTTTCCAATAACC ATACACAGTCTTGTCCTAGTACAGGAAATAGATTCTAGCAACGCAATAGCTGTCGTTGTGGTTTCGTCAGTAGCATTCATCTGTCTACTTCTTCTTGCTGGCCTTCTG TTCGTtatgagaaaaagacaaacgaGATTCAATTATGGCGAACGATGTCGACCTGTATCTTTGGATGCCTATAGTTTGGACAGCGTATCTGCTTATAACAGTGTTAGGCGAAAAGGCGTTGCTAGATCATCCAAAAGAAGTTATGGTAATCCTGCTTTTGAAGATTCA ACTGCAGTTCCATCTCACCCATTGAATTTCACTGGACTTACTTCTTTCTCAAACGACGTTGATGCCATTAATGAAGAATTTTTAAGTATACCCCAAGTTTCCGCTAAGATGGACGAACTTCCTTTGGGTGCTGAAGTGAAGAATAGATATGCGAATGTAATACCACTTCCAGAAAGTAGAGTACCGTTGAAAAAACTCAACGATGATCCTCTTTCGGAATACATTAATGCCAGTTACGTTCGA GGTCCTAAAAATGCGACAAAATATTACATTGCTTGTCAAGCACCTTTGGATACAACCGTCACTGATTTTTGGCGTATGATTTGGGAACAACAATCTAAAGTGATCATTATGTTGACTGATCTTTTTGAAAACGGGGTTGAAAAGTGTACCGAATATATACCACCTTCCGAAGTGACCGATTGTCATAGATTGTACGGTGATTTTCAAGTGACGTTAAAGAAGCGAGAAACCAAAGAGAAATATGCTATATCGACGTTACACTTGAAA aatttagaaaataatacgtTCAGAGAAGTATACCATATTTGGTACTTATGGCCAGCCAGTGGCGTCCAAACGGACGGTGCAGGACTTATTGCTGTACTTCTCGAAGGCAGAGCCCTTCAAAGAGGTGGTCCAGGTCCTATAGTGGTTCATTGTAGTCCTGGTACAGGTCGTACCGGAACATTGATAGCATTGGACTTGGGAATTAGGCAGTATGAAATTACACGAACGGTAGACGTCCCAAGAGTGGTTTATACGATAAGAAGAGATAGAGCTGGGGCTGTGCAAACTAAAGAACAGtatgcttttatatataag gCCTTGAATTTATATGCAACCAAACTTGCTGGAGGTATGCTGGAATCAACATAA